A window of the Dictyostelium discoideum AX4 chromosome 4 chromosome, whole genome shotgun sequence genome harbors these coding sequences:
- the syf2 gene encoding hypothetical protein: MSEKETIESLKEEIEIHDRNKSNKGYLPKESYNQVTYDYSKEEEQAKLAHLPKKYLKESENDDKHFIDPLANLTPAQRKVYELRKKLETTKSVIYKSVVDEHKRIHQGAQDEIEEKKRLYKEKIKQEEEEMKKQGLDPQKERLKNQIAEEIKPNKKEKKKDSIVKDKSNTYSDEHVYNSYKKRVKEMEKFHNSEHFKKVVSNEDVKESGDSINNNKYEYGKSIEIPRDNINAMKQELLKNQENRRSFKRKSFKEEEDINYINEENRLFNQKVSRAYDKYTVETRQNLERGTAL, encoded by the exons atgtcagaaaaagaaacaattgaatcattaaaaGAAGAGATTGAAATACATGATagaaataaaagtaataaaggATATTTACCAAAAGAATCATATAACCAAGTTACATACGATTAttcaaaagaagaagaacaagCTAAACTTGCACatttaccaaaaaaatatttaaaagaatctgaaaatgatgataaacaTTTTATAGACCCACTAGCTAATTTAACACCAGCTCAAAGAAAAGTTTATGAATTAAGAAAGAAAtta gaaacAACAAAAAGTGTAATATATAAAAGTGTAGTTGATGAACATAAAAGGATACATCAAGGAGCACaagatgaaattgaagaaaagaaaagattatataaagagaaaattaaacaagaagaagaagaaatgaAGAAACAAGGATTAGATCCtcaaaaagaaagattaaaaaatcaaatagccgaagaaattaaaccaaacaaaaaagagaaaaagaaagattcaATAGTAAAAGATAAAAGTAATACATATTCAGATGAACATGTTTATAATTCCTATAAGAAAAGGGTGAAAGAAATGGAGAAATTTCATAATAGTGAACATTTTAAAAAGGTTGTTTCAAATGAAGATGTCAAAGAATCTggtgattcaattaataataataaatatgaatatggtaaatcaattgaaataccacgtgataatattaatgcaATGAAACAAGAgttattgaaaaatcaagAAAATCGTCGTAGctttaaaagaaaatcatttaaagaagaagaagatatCAACTATATCAATGAAGAAAATAGACTTTTCAATCAAAAAGTTTCACGTGCTTATGATAAATATACTGTTGAAACTAGACAAAATTTAGAAAGAGGTACAgctctttaa